In the Armatimonadia bacterium genome, one interval contains:
- a CDS encoding uroporphyrinogen decarboxylase family protein, which produces MTRQPDFERLRTALFCGQPDRVPTAELKCEDFIKEAFLGEKLPSLSKDPRGYLEKDIEFSYRAGYDFVRVAPMVNYGEQWQPATFAYATGSPELRQRNWAMTHEGLLRTEDDLDRFPWPDPASATYEWIEMAQELLPASMQLATSLKGGGIFERAWMLMGFEAFSFGLLERPDFVRRVIDHTGQVYLEFLRRAFEYERVQFVWLGDDLAYYSGLMVNPRFLREMVFPYYAQIAELCRSYDPPKAFVFHSDGNLWEIMDEMAGLGINALHPIEPKAMDIVRVKRHLAGRVCVIGNIDLGYTLTRGTPEEVREEVRRRIETCAPGGGYVVSSSNSVTEYVPIGNYRAMLAAVEEFGAYS; this is translated from the coding sequence ATGACAAGGCAGCCCGACTTCGAACGCCTGCGCACAGCCCTCTTCTGCGGACAGCCCGACCGCGTGCCGACGGCCGAGCTCAAGTGCGAGGACTTCATCAAGGAAGCCTTCCTGGGCGAGAAGCTGCCCTCACTGTCGAAAGACCCGCGAGGCTACCTGGAGAAGGACATCGAGTTCAGTTACCGTGCGGGCTACGACTTCGTGCGCGTCGCTCCGATGGTCAACTATGGCGAGCAGTGGCAGCCGGCCACCTTCGCCTATGCCACCGGGTCACCGGAGTTGCGGCAACGCAACTGGGCCATGACTCACGAAGGCCTGCTGCGCACCGAGGATGACCTTGACCGGTTCCCCTGGCCTGACCCAGCCAGCGCCACCTACGAGTGGATCGAGATGGCGCAGGAGCTGCTTCCGGCTTCCATGCAACTGGCGACCAGCCTCAAAGGCGGCGGAATCTTCGAGCGCGCCTGGATGCTGATGGGTTTCGAGGCCTTCAGCTTCGGCCTCCTCGAGCGCCCCGACTTTGTGCGCCGTGTCATCGACCACACGGGGCAGGTCTACCTCGAGTTCCTCCGGCGTGCCTTCGAGTATGAGCGGGTGCAGTTCGTCTGGCTTGGTGACGACCTCGCCTACTACTCCGGCCTGATGGTCAACCCACGGTTCCTGCGCGAGATGGTATTCCCCTACTATGCGCAGATCGCTGAGCTGTGCCGAAGCTACGACCCACCGAAGGCCTTCGTGTTCCACTCCGATGGGAACCTGTGGGAGATCATGGACGAGATGGCCGGGCTGGGGATTAACGCGCTGCATCCCATCGAGCCCAAAGCGATGGATATTGTCCGGGTCAAGCGTCACCTGGCCGGGCGCGTCTGCGTGATCGGCAACATTGATCTGGGCTACACCCTGACCAGGGGCACACCGGAGGAAGTGCGCGAGGAGGTACGTCGGCGCATCGAGACCTGCGCCCCCGGCGGCGGCTACGTTGTCAGCAGCAGCAACAGCGTGACCGAGTACGTGCCGATAGGGAACTACCGGGCGATGCTGGCCGCAGTGGAGGAGTTCGGCGCGTATAGCTGA
- a CDS encoding response regulator → MHTRVLVIDDEEALLEMLEAALGLMGCQAVTAPCLARGRERAQDGQFDLVLLDNHFPDGHADAMMPVLADAQPQAPVVIITANDTDAHVQQALRLGAAEVLSKPFGLDELGEVVQRYCASQEAKGVA, encoded by the coding sequence GTGCACACCCGAGTTCTGGTTATTGACGACGAGGAAGCCTTGCTGGAGATGCTGGAGGCGGCCCTGGGCCTGATGGGATGTCAGGCCGTTACAGCCCCATGCCTTGCACGAGGTCGCGAGCGGGCCCAGGACGGGCAGTTCGACCTGGTGCTGCTCGACAATCACTTCCCCGATGGCCATGCCGACGCAATGATGCCGGTGCTCGCCGACGCTCAGCCGCAAGCCCCGGTCGTGATCATCACCGCCAACGACACGGATGCGCATGTGCAGCAGGCCCTGCGGCTGGGAGCGGCCGAAGTGCTCAGCAAGCCCTTCGGGCTCGATGAACTGGGTGAGGTCGTACAACGCTACTGTGCAAGCCAGGAGGCCAAGGGCGTTGCCTGA